Proteins encoded together in one Lachnospiraceae bacterium JLR.KK008 window:
- a CDS encoding HU family DNA-binding protein, with the protein MNKTELIAAIADQAELSKKDAEKALKAFTDVISEELKKGEKVQLVGFGTFEVSERAAREGRNPQTGEVMKIEASKAPKFKAGKALKDLINA; encoded by the coding sequence ATGAACAAAACAGAATTAATTGCAGCGATTGCTGATCAGGCAGAACTTTCTAAGAAGGATGCAGAAAAAGCATTAAAGGCTTTTACTGATGTTATTTCAGAGGAATTGAAAAAAGGAGAAAAAGTTCAGCTGGTTGGGTTCGGTACATTTGAAGTGTCCGAGAGAGCTGCAAGAGAGGGAAGAAATCCTCAGACCGGAGAAGTGATGAAGATCGAGGCTTCCAAAGCTCCTAAATTCAAAGCCGGTAAAGCATTAAAAGATCTGATTAACGCATAA
- a CDS encoding MazG family protein codes for MDRQHTFTEFVQLIRALRAENGCPWDREQTHESLKPCMTEEAAELLAAIRIYEKTGDAENMREELGDILLQAVMHSVIAEEEGLFTIGDVIEEVSQKMIRRHPHVFGTIQAENAEQALSSWEAIKKKEKEGKSWIASPLREIPEELPALARACKVIKKADKLYGLHEQAETFWERMESVLAKLKAADEEGGQKCVEEMFADMLWLLSEFAYRKRLAPEQILADRIVEKVEFFEPAHE; via the coding sequence ATGGACAGACAACATACTTTCACAGAATTTGTACAATTAATCAGAGCGCTTCGTGCTGAAAATGGCTGTCCCTGGGACAGGGAACAGACTCATGAAAGTTTAAAACCGTGTATGACAGAGGAGGCGGCAGAACTACTGGCGGCGATTCGCATTTATGAAAAAACGGGCGATGCGGAAAATATGAGAGAAGAGCTCGGCGATATTTTATTGCAGGCAGTGATGCACAGCGTGATCGCTGAGGAAGAAGGTCTGTTCACGATAGGTGATGTGATAGAGGAAGTGTCGCAAAAGATGATCCGGCGTCACCCGCATGTGTTCGGCACAATTCAGGCGGAAAATGCGGAACAGGCGCTCTCGAGCTGGGAAGCGATCAAGAAAAAAGAAAAAGAGGGCAAGAGCTGGATTGCCTCACCGCTGCGGGAAATCCCGGAGGAGCTTCCGGCGCTTGCAAGAGCCTGTAAAGTTATCAAAAAAGCGGACAAGCTCTATGGTCTGCATGAGCAGGCGGAGACGTTCTGGGAACGCATGGAGTCTGTTTTGGCCAAATTAAAGGCGGCGGATGAGGAAGGCGGACAGAAGTGTGTGGAGGAAATGTTTGCCGATATGCTCTGGCTGCTGTCTGAATTTGCCTACAGAAAGAGGCTGGCGCCGGAGCAGATACTGGCGGATAGAATCGTGGAAAAAGTGGAGTTTTTCGAGCCTGCACATGAATAA
- a CDS encoding RNA-binding S4 domain-containing protein, translating into MRLDKYLKVSRLIKRRTVANEACDAGRVLINDKPAKASANVKAGDILTIQFGNKDVKVEVLNVQETVKKEEAAQLYRYL; encoded by the coding sequence ATGAGACTTGACAAATATTTGAAGGTGTCCCGTCTGATCAAGCGGCGCACGGTGGCCAACGAGGCATGTGATGCAGGCAGGGTTTTGATCAATGACAAGCCGGCAAAGGCATCTGCCAATGTAAAGGCTGGCGATATTCTGACGATTCAGTTCGGCAACAAAGATGTGAAAGTGGAAGTGCTGAATGTCCAGGAGACAGTGAAGAAAGAAGAGGCAGCGCAGTTGTACCGCTACCTGTAA
- a CDS encoding PEGA domain-containing protein — translation MALFVLSLLALSGCGSAGGVNIDFLKGGTGEAAKTENADTGFRVMERGEYDSKDTAVVVKVSEADHKITFLNRIVNKNYTLYYDGTTVITDKYGQAMSVAQLSPGDIVDVNFQHIPKRCVSVAISPSAWEAETPSGFEMNQVRGQLTFNGEVYTLAERMVLLSEGEEIELTDLNERDVLSVKGIENTIYSIQVEKGHGYLRLTGTEYFVDGFIEVGQKMVQKITQDMMLTVPEGAYTVVVRNGIHGGSKETVVYRDEETVLDISDLKGEEVKTGNVFFTLTPADASVYIDGEKIDTSTYVTLEYGVHQMIVKAEGYETISQYLKVGQENANLNVEMEKDGEGVESDKEDDEEEIDEDMGDEDLDEEDTDNYEAYENLPLEPGEGDTGREEEIPDMEPAGEVSAGNGTWNVKVNAPRDAEVYVDGNYVGLAPVSFPKKAGSHVISLRRNGYQTRSYTIQVDEEQKDMELSFSELVRKVEPDLNTLGLGDGAWTDNILSQNLYN, via the coding sequence ATGGCACTGTTTGTGCTCAGTTTGCTGGCGCTGTCAGGGTGCGGAAGCGCAGGCGGCGTCAATATTGATTTCCTGAAGGGCGGAACCGGGGAAGCGGCAAAGACGGAAAATGCGGATACGGGCTTTCGTGTCATGGAGCGGGGAGAGTATGATTCCAAGGATACGGCAGTGGTCGTCAAAGTATCCGAAGCAGACCACAAGATCACATTTCTCAACCGGATCGTCAACAAAAATTATACTCTGTACTATGACGGAACAACGGTGATTACAGATAAATATGGGCAGGCGATGTCTGTGGCCCAACTGTCTCCCGGAGACATTGTCGATGTGAATTTTCAGCATATTCCGAAGCGGTGTGTTTCCGTTGCGATCTCGCCGTCCGCGTGGGAGGCGGAGACACCATCGGGATTTGAGATGAATCAGGTGAGAGGACAGCTTACGTTTAACGGAGAAGTGTATACACTGGCAGAACGGATGGTTCTTCTGTCGGAGGGGGAAGAGATCGAGCTGACAGATCTGAACGAAAGAGATGTACTGTCTGTCAAGGGGATTGAAAATACGATCTACAGTATCCAGGTGGAAAAAGGACATGGGTATTTGCGATTGACAGGAACCGAATATTTCGTTGATGGTTTTATCGAAGTCGGACAGAAAATGGTGCAGAAGATTACACAGGATATGATGCTCACCGTACCGGAAGGCGCTTACACTGTCGTTGTGCGCAACGGAATCCATGGAGGCAGCAAAGAGACGGTCGTCTACAGAGACGAAGAAACGGTGCTGGACATTTCTGATCTCAAAGGAGAGGAAGTAAAGACAGGCAATGTGTTTTTCACACTCACGCCGGCGGATGCCAGTGTCTATATCGATGGGGAGAAGATAGACACTTCCACTTATGTGACGCTGGAATACGGGGTGCATCAGATGATCGTCAAGGCGGAAGGGTACGAAACGATCAGCCAATATCTGAAAGTAGGGCAGGAAAATGCCAATCTGAACGTGGAGATGGAAAAGGATGGCGAAGGTGTGGAAAGCGACAAAGAGGACGATGAGGAAGAGATAGACGAAGATATGGGCGACGAAGATCTTGATGAGGAAGATACGGACAACTATGAGGCTTATGAAAATCTGCCGCTGGAGCCCGGTGAAGGCGATACCGGGAGGGAAGAAGAAATACCGGATATGGAGCCGGCGGGAGAGGTAAGCGCAGGAAACGGGACATGGAATGTGAAGGTCAACGCCCCCAGAGATGCTGAGGTGTATGTAGACGGTAACTATGTCGGGCTTGCTCCGGTCAGCTTCCCCAAGAAAGCGGGCAGCCATGTGATTTCTCTGCGCAGGAATGGTTATCAGACAAGAAGCTATACGATACAGGTCGATGAAGAACAAAAGGATATGGAACTTTCTTTTTCTGAGCTTGTCAGGAAAGTCGAGCCTGATTTAAATACATTAGGATTAGGAGACGGAGCATGGACAGACAACATACTTTCACAGAATTTGTACAATTAA
- the yabP gene encoding sporulation protein YabP yields the protein MLTNRNICNLNGVVDVLSFDLNEILLETDQGMLMIKGSDLHVNRLSLDKGEVDIEGKVDSLTYSESGGYGKSGESFLAKLFK from the coding sequence ATGCTTACCAATCGAAATATCTGTAATTTGAACGGGGTGGTGGATGTGCTGTCCTTTGATCTGAACGAGATCCTGTTGGAGACAGATCAGGGGATGCTGATGATCAAAGGGAGCGACCTGCATGTAAACCGTTTGAGTCTTGATAAAGGGGAAGTGGATATTGAGGGAAAGGTTGACAGTCTGACCTATTCGGAAAGCGGAGGATATGGGAAGTCAGGGGAATCTTTTTTAGCAAAACTGTTTAAGTAG
- a CDS encoding DeoR/GlpR family DNA-binding transcription regulator, producing MKNNRKAVDERQLRILNLVRERGEVKVEELAKTFQISLMTVRRDLQLLEQEKLLSRVHGGAVSIEKAHAMISQDEKIAMCRDKISEYASRFIDDGDTLFINGSRTALNMLRFVVGKKVSVYTNNCWGIGAKYPEDVTIRFTGGEVRSNVMVGEYVMRNLLSMTADKTFLGCAAVYEDGEFRYDIPTEIGINEAMISRTSKELYILADHTKIQKRETLENTYGSCAYDCPCTLITDDNASMIVVEKLRRYGIKVILVPTK from the coding sequence ATGAAGAACAATCGAAAAGCTGTCGATGAACGTCAGTTGCGGATCCTGAATCTGGTTCGTGAACGCGGTGAAGTCAAAGTGGAGGAACTCGCAAAGACGTTTCAGATCTCTCTGATGACCGTGCGGCGCGATCTGCAGCTTTTGGAGCAGGAGAAGCTGCTTTCACGGGTTCACGGAGGAGCGGTTTCGATTGAGAAAGCTCACGCGATGATCTCTCAGGACGAAAAGATCGCCATGTGCAGAGACAAAATATCCGAGTATGCTTCCCGCTTTATTGATGACGGGGACACGCTGTTTATCAATGGCAGCCGGACTGCTCTGAACATGCTGCGATTTGTAGTGGGTAAAAAGGTATCTGTATACACAAATAACTGCTGGGGGATCGGTGCGAAATATCCGGAGGATGTGACAATCCGCTTTACCGGGGGAGAAGTGCGCAGCAATGTGATGGTAGGAGAATATGTGATGCGCAATCTCCTGTCGATGACCGCAGACAAAACGTTCCTTGGCTGTGCGGCAGTCTATGAAGACGGGGAATTCAGGTATGATATTCCTACGGAAATCGGCATTAATGAGGCGATGATAAGCCGTACGAGCAAGGAACTGTATATACTGGCGGATCACACGAAGATCCAGAAACGGGAAACTTTGGAAAATACGTATGGAAGCTGCGCCTATGACTGTCCATGCACGCTGATTACCGATGATAATGCCAGTATGATCGTTGTTGAGAAACTCCGGCGGTATGGGATTAAGGTTATTCTTGTCCCCACCAAATAG
- the yabQ gene encoding spore cortex biosynthesis protein YabQ, translated as MSPDITLEIYFLFHSFLMGILITVLYDILRILRRMIRHNILAVSVEDFLYWTACSLIIFGMLIRENNGTLRWFAVAGAMAGMFLYKITIGFLFVKYVSLLLIKVLHIMGKLIRLILRPLKFIKKRLEWQGKQSRSRLRAGTSKVKKKLTLGKKKLRMILYKH; from the coding sequence ATGAGTCCTGATATTACACTGGAGATTTATTTTCTGTTCCATTCTTTTCTCATGGGTATATTGATTACTGTTTTATACGATATACTGCGCATTTTGCGGAGAATGATTCGCCACAACATTCTGGCGGTTTCCGTGGAAGATTTCCTGTACTGGACAGCCTGCTCTCTGATCATTTTTGGTATGCTGATCAGAGAAAATAACGGCACGCTCCGCTGGTTTGCAGTAGCAGGAGCCATGGCAGGTATGTTTTTATACAAGATAACGATCGGCTTTCTGTTTGTAAAGTATGTCTCTCTTCTATTAATAAAGGTACTGCACATCATGGGAAAACTGATCAGACTGATACTGCGTCCGTTAAAATTCATAAAAAAGCGGCTCGAATGGCAGGGGAAACAATCTCGAAGCCGCTTGAGGGCGGGAACTTCTAAGGTGAAGAAGAAGTTGACGCTCGGTAAAAAAAAGCTTAGAATGATTTTATATAAACATTAA
- a CDS encoding septum formation initiator family protein, with amino-acid sequence MVKRRLAFRRKRQNRLGMFLVTVAVLMLLLVVGIRSIELYNKQKLYAAKEIALEEQILQEQKRTEEIEEFRKYTKTKKYAEEVAKDKLGLVYDGEIIFKEKN; translated from the coding sequence ATGGTAAAGAGAAGACTGGCCTTCCGCAGAAAAAGACAGAATCGCCTTGGTATGTTTCTCGTGACAGTTGCGGTGTTGATGCTTCTTCTTGTAGTCGGGATCAGAAGTATCGAACTTTATAATAAACAAAAACTGTATGCGGCAAAAGAGATCGCATTGGAAGAGCAGATTCTGCAGGAGCAGAAGAGAACGGAAGAGATCGAAGAATTCCGTAAATATACAAAGACGAAAAAATATGCGGAGGAAGTGGCAAAAGACAAGCTCGGCCTTGTATATGACGGGGAGATCATTTTTAAAGAAAAAAATTAA
- a CDS encoding PTS sugar transporter subunit IIB, giving the protein MAKLDGKKILACCANGAGSSLMMENAIKKVLTKYGIKPAELRHCPVSEGKTASRSYDVVFCARTFAKTFDGVEKNGTVLIPLKNVMSAPEIESGLKEAGLLD; this is encoded by the coding sequence ATGGCAAAATTAGACGGAAAAAAGATTTTAGCTTGCTGCGCGAACGGTGCGGGTTCTTCACTGATGATGGAGAATGCGATCAAGAAGGTACTGACAAAATATGGGATCAAACCGGCGGAGCTTCGTCATTGTCCGGTGTCGGAAGGAAAGACAGCATCCCGCAGTTATGATGTCGTTTTCTGTGCGCGTACATTCGCAAAGACATTCGACGGTGTGGAGAAAAACGGTACTGTGTTGATTCCTCTGAAAAATGTCATGTCTGCGCCGGAGATCGAAAGTGGTTTGAAAGAAGCCGGATTATTGGACTAG
- a CDS encoding CotS family spore coat protein produces the protein MNDRAISVLSEYDFEVIRTWKGRGSILFETPEGIRILKEYTGFTDKLILQNTLLSHVRNISGIPVEEILPNKEGMLWTKDQSQNTYFVKTYFGGRECSVRDHEECREAMRILARLHKAMRMPVEPGMFVSVSQMDKEYEKHNRELKKVRRFLRGKSQKNDFEIYLLKYYDRYMEKAFEIAEKWQLCQKSDFYEKIAAQGIWCHGDYQYHNLLFEENCIHVINFEKCVCDSQVRDLYLFLRKLLEKNNWGLSVGMGLLEAYQEENPLEKEEILQLYYRLAYPEKFWKIVNFYFNAGKAWIPGRNMEKFEKLLRQEKDKELFLRELLPG, from the coding sequence GTGAATGACAGAGCTATCAGCGTGCTTTCGGAATATGATTTTGAAGTGATTCGGACATGGAAAGGCAGAGGATCCATTCTTTTTGAGACGCCGGAAGGAATACGGATCTTAAAAGAATATACAGGGTTTACGGATAAACTGATCCTGCAGAATACATTGCTGTCCCATGTCCGGAATATAAGCGGCATTCCGGTGGAAGAGATTCTTCCTAATAAAGAGGGCATGCTGTGGACAAAGGACCAGAGCCAGAATACTTATTTTGTAAAGACCTATTTTGGCGGCCGGGAGTGCAGTGTGCGGGATCATGAAGAATGCAGAGAAGCAATGCGCATTCTCGCCAGGCTGCATAAAGCGATGCGTATGCCTGTGGAGCCGGGAATGTTTGTGTCCGTCTCTCAGATGGATAAAGAATACGAAAAACATAACCGGGAACTGAAAAAAGTCCGCAGATTCCTGCGCGGGAAGAGCCAGAAAAATGATTTTGAGATCTATCTGTTAAAATATTATGACCGCTATATGGAAAAAGCGTTCGAAATAGCGGAAAAATGGCAGTTGTGTCAGAAATCGGATTTTTATGAGAAAATAGCGGCACAGGGGATATGGTGCCATGGGGATTATCAGTACCATAATCTGCTGTTTGAGGAGAACTGCATTCATGTCATTAATTTTGAAAAATGTGTGTGCGACAGTCAGGTCCGGGATCTGTATCTGTTTTTAAGAAAACTGCTGGAGAAAAATAATTGGGGACTTTCGGTCGGCATGGGTCTTCTTGAAGCATATCAGGAGGAAAATCCGCTGGAGAAAGAAGAAATATTGCAGCTTTATTACCGCCTTGCCTATCCGGAGAAATTCTGGAAGATCGTCAATTTTTATTTCAACGCTGGTAAGGCGTGGATTCCCGGGAGAAATATGGAGAAATTTGAAAAGCTGCTTCGACAGGAGAAAGACAAGGAACTGTTTTTGCGTGAGTTGTTGCCCGGGTAA
- a CDS encoding DUF3592 domain-containing protein, giving the protein MTDLSQLFLYIPGIVIFLVGSGQVRKRNRTRKSGNSAENGDEVLFHPWMMMVEGALLIILALEQNLGRQVQAMFCLALVLAGAGVSLIADYVSLKRRNLQVIDAEIVAIDSRQLSQETKIIRGAKFTYYPIVKYRLNNVEKTRKCNINSSGQHTFRTGEHMNLYYDPQSGAVLEKHARIGAAAAGVILTVIGLLAGASILPVLF; this is encoded by the coding sequence ATGACAGATTTGTCACAACTGTTCTTATATATACCGGGCATCGTTATTTTTCTTGTCGGGTCCGGCCAGGTGAGAAAGCGGAACAGAACACGTAAAAGTGGAAACTCTGCGGAGAATGGAGATGAAGTTTTATTCCATCCCTGGATGATGATGGTGGAAGGGGCGCTGCTGATCATTCTTGCACTTGAGCAGAATCTTGGAAGACAGGTGCAGGCAATGTTTTGTCTGGCGCTTGTACTGGCCGGGGCCGGAGTGAGCCTGATTGCAGACTATGTGTCGTTAAAGAGACGGAATTTGCAAGTGATCGATGCGGAGATTGTTGCCATTGATTCGCGTCAGCTTTCTCAGGAGACGAAAATCATCAGAGGAGCAAAGTTTACATACTATCCGATAGTTAAATATAGATTAAATAATGTAGAAAAAACACGAAAATGTAACATTAATTCCAGTGGACAGCACACGTTTCGGACCGGGGAACATATGAACCTGTATTATGACCCGCAATCTGGCGCCGTACTCGAAAAACATGCGAGAATCGGAGCGGCAGCAGCAGGGGTGATCCTGACAGTTATTGGACTGCTCGCCGGTGCCAGTATTTTACCGGTGCTGTTTTAG
- a CDS encoding CCA tRNA nucleotidyltransferase, which translates to MKIECPEKVKFILNKLQQAGYEAYAVGGCVRDCLLGRMPEDWDITTSARPEEVKAIFRRTIDTGIQHGTVTVMLQKEGFEVTTYRIDGAYEDGRHPTEVTFTASLREDLRRRDFTINAMAYNDMDGLVDIFGGMADLDGRMIRCVGSARERFEEDALRMMRAVRFSAQLGFEVERQTKEAIRELAGNLRNVSAERIQTELVKLLVSSHPEYLRMAYETGITAIVLPEFDAAMKTPQNHRHHKYSVGEHILHSMAAIEPDKILRLTMLFHDLGKPSVRTTDDSGMDHFKGHGAVGTEIAGAVLGRLKFDNDTRDKVTKLVQYHDYPVPESEKGIRRAANRIGTELMPLLFLVKRADVAAQSGYLEQEKLETLTHLEEIYRYVLEQGQCLSLKDLAVGGRDLIAAGMKPGKEIGDTLQRLLDLVLEDPECNTKEYLLTKI; encoded by the coding sequence ATGAAAATAGAATGTCCTGAAAAAGTTAAATTTATCCTTAATAAATTACAACAAGCTGGATATGAAGCATATGCGGTGGGTGGTTGTGTGCGTGACTGTCTGCTCGGCAGAATGCCGGAAGACTGGGATATTACGACATCTGCCAGACCGGAAGAAGTGAAAGCGATTTTTCGACGGACAATTGATACCGGAATCCAACACGGCACAGTGACAGTGATGCTGCAAAAGGAAGGCTTTGAGGTGACGACCTATCGGATTGACGGAGCGTATGAGGACGGCAGGCATCCAACTGAAGTGACGTTTACCGCGAGTCTGAGAGAGGACCTGCGGCGCAGAGATTTCACAATTAATGCCATGGCCTATAATGATATGGACGGATTGGTCGATATTTTCGGAGGGATGGCTGATCTGGACGGACGCATGATCCGCTGTGTCGGAAGCGCCAGGGAACGATTTGAAGAAGATGCGCTGCGGATGATGCGGGCTGTACGTTTTTCTGCGCAGCTTGGGTTTGAGGTGGAACGACAGACTAAGGAAGCAATCAGGGAACTGGCTGGCAATCTGCGAAACGTGAGCGCCGAGCGAATCCAGACAGAGCTTGTGAAGCTGCTGGTTTCCTCTCATCCGGAATACCTGCGCATGGCATATGAGACCGGTATTACGGCGATTGTTTTACCGGAATTTGATGCGGCTATGAAAACGCCGCAAAATCACCGGCATCATAAATATTCGGTAGGCGAGCATATCCTGCACAGTATGGCGGCGATCGAACCTGACAAAATACTGCGGCTGACAATGCTTTTTCATGACCTGGGGAAGCCGTCTGTCCGCACGACAGATGACAGCGGGATGGACCATTTCAAAGGACATGGAGCGGTCGGCACAGAGATTGCAGGGGCGGTGCTTGGCCGGCTGAAGTTTGACAACGATACAAGAGACAAAGTGACAAAGCTCGTACAATATCATGATTATCCCGTGCCGGAGTCAGAAAAAGGAATCCGCAGAGCGGCGAACAGGATCGGGACAGAGCTGATGCCGCTGCTCTTTTTGGTAAAGAGGGCGGATGTGGCGGCGCAGAGCGGTTATCTGGAACAGGAGAAGCTGGAGACACTGACGCATCTGGAAGAGATTTACCGGTACGTACTGGAACAGGGGCAATGTCTCTCTCTGAAGGACCTGGCAGTGGGCGGTCGTGATCTGATTGCCGCCGGTATGAAGCCAGGCAAAGAGATCGGCGATACATTGCAGCGCCTTTTGGACCTTGTATTGGAAGATCCCGAATGTAACACAAAGGAATATCTTTTGACAAAGATTTAG
- a CDS encoding HAD family hydrolase, with protein MIKTVVFDIDNTLYSYDKAHTAAFAKLTEYAERELGLSAEEFSGLHRETGAELKERMGEVAAVHNRTIRYQNMLERRGLPLHPHVLEMSHIYWDTLIEKAEVSAGAPEAMRGLRQRGVRIGIGTDMTAFTQFRKLEKLGLLSDIDFMVSSEEVGAEKPDPVFFAQCVDKAGCGKEECLFVGDNLEKDVLGAEKAGLQAVWYRPQGYEAGACVRQIHHFLEILDIISE; from the coding sequence ATGATAAAAACGGTAGTTTTTGATATAGACAATACGCTCTATAGTTATGATAAGGCACATACAGCGGCATTTGCAAAATTGACGGAATATGCGGAGCGTGAGCTGGGACTGTCTGCGGAAGAATTTTCCGGACTGCACAGAGAAACAGGAGCGGAACTGAAAGAGAGGATGGGAGAGGTGGCGGCGGTGCATAACCGCACCATACGCTATCAGAACATGCTCGAGCGCAGAGGTCTGCCATTGCACCCGCATGTGCTGGAGATGAGTCATATTTACTGGGATACGCTGATCGAAAAGGCAGAAGTGTCTGCGGGAGCTCCGGAAGCGATGCGAGGACTCAGGCAGAGAGGAGTACGGATCGGCATCGGCACAGACATGACTGCGTTCACACAGTTTCGTAAACTGGAAAAACTGGGGCTGCTCTCTGATATTGATTTTATGGTGTCCAGTGAAGAGGTGGGCGCCGAAAAACCTGATCCGGTTTTCTTTGCGCAGTGTGTAGACAAAGCGGGATGCGGAAAAGAAGAATGCCTGTTTGTCGGAGACAATCTGGAAAAAGATGTGCTTGGCGCCGAAAAGGCCGGGCTGCAGGCTGTCTGGTATCGACCGCAGGGATATGAGGCGGGGGCATGTGTCAGACAGATTCATCATTTTTTGGAGATATTAGACATCATTTCAGAATGA
- a CDS encoding SpoIIE family protein phosphatase, with protein MRKANAIGVRTQDVLLPAYGRKKLLGYADSFHVLAKTFTYRGETDEGEMSDRETSLFKKRLLEDREILADNLKEVARIIRTMAEETYHFYPLKAKEQKKIVHACKENGILVREIYQAEEDESGLKLAVELCVDDRHVMTAEDAAELLSFLFKRKLLPEKDSLFFLSKEYEMILFEEEPSFNVLTGAAKATRENEKVSGDTYCFIEKGNGGITMALSDGMGSGEKAMGDSETVIDLLEKLLESGFSKEVAVEMINGVLVARCEEENMSTLDICDINLYTGECEMMKIGSSYTYIKQDDIVEQIAADNLPLGIFHKMEVDKQVCRLRDGDFIIMVSDGIIDGVGNEDLFREVLSQMDVQNPQEMANYILRFVLHRTKGKIQDDMTVLTLGIWENASL; from the coding sequence ATGAGAAAGGCAAATGCGATAGGCGTGCGGACGCAGGACGTTCTGCTTCCTGCTTATGGAAGGAAAAAATTACTTGGCTATGCGGACTCGTTTCATGTTTTAGCAAAAACATTTACATATAGAGGAGAAACGGATGAAGGAGAGATGTCGGACAGAGAGACAAGCCTGTTCAAAAAAAGATTACTGGAAGACCGTGAGATATTGGCAGACAATCTCAAAGAAGTCGCCCGTATTATAAGGACGATGGCGGAAGAAACCTATCACTTTTATCCGCTAAAGGCGAAGGAACAGAAAAAGATCGTCCATGCCTGTAAGGAAAATGGTATACTGGTCAGAGAAATTTACCAGGCGGAAGAGGACGAGAGCGGTCTGAAGCTGGCCGTCGAATTATGTGTCGATGACAGACATGTGATGACTGCGGAAGATGCGGCAGAACTTTTGTCATTTTTGTTTAAGAGAAAACTGCTGCCGGAAAAAGACAGCCTGTTTTTCCTCTCGAAAGAGTATGAGATGATCCTGTTTGAAGAGGAGCCTTCCTTTAATGTGCTGACAGGGGCGGCGAAAGCCACGAGAGAGAATGAGAAGGTATCCGGGGACACCTATTGTTTTATTGAAAAAGGCAACGGCGGCATTACGATGGCGCTGTCAGATGGCATGGGCTCCGGAGAAAAGGCAATGGGGGACAGTGAGACGGTGATTGACCTGCTGGAAAAACTGCTGGAAAGTGGCTTTTCAAAAGAAGTGGCAGTGGAAATGATCAATGGAGTACTCGTTGCCCGCTGTGAGGAAGAAAATATGTCGACGCTCGATATTTGCGACATTAATCTGTATACAGGAGAGTGCGAAATGATGAAAATAGGCTCTTCTTATACTTATATTAAGCAGGATGATATAGTGGAACAGATAGCCGCTGATAATCTGCCGCTAGGCATTTTTCATAAGATGGAAGTGGACAAGCAGGTATGTCGGCTGCGGGATGGAGACTTCATCATCATGGTGTCTGATGGCATCATAGACGGCGTGGGAAACGAAGATCTGTTCCGGGAAGTTTTGAGCCAGATGGATGTACAAAATCCACAGGAAATGGCCAATTATATCTTACGGTTTGTCCTGCACAGGACAAAAGGGAAGATACAGGATGACATGACGGTGCTGACTCTTGGCATTTGGGAAAATGCGAGCCTGTAG